GTGGGCTTCGGCATTCCGCTCACGGGCGTGCCGATTTTGAAAGACCTGTCGCTGACGGCTTTCGTGGTGATCGCGCTGACGCTGACGGTGGGCGCCTACGTGGCGGAAATCTACCGCGCCGGCATCCTCAGCATCCACTGGAGCCAGACCGCCGCGGCGCGCTCGCTGGGCCTGTCCCACATGCAGACCTTGCGCTACGTGGTGGTGCCCCAGGGCATACGGCAGATCATTCCGCCGCTGCTCAATGCCTTCATCGCCCTGCAAAAAGACACTGCACTGGTAAGCGTGGTGGGCGTGATCGATTCTTTCAACCAGTCGATGCTGATCGCCTCCAACTACTACAACCTGTCCGCCGTGACCACGGTGGCCATCCTGTTCATCATTATTTCGATTCCGCAGACCCGCTTTGTGGAGCGCATGATGAGGCGCGACCGCGAGCGCATACGCGCCCAGGGCTGAGGAGACACACCAGGCATGTCGTCTTTGTTCATCGAGATCAACGATATCTCCAAGTCGTACGGCGAACAGCCGGTCATCAAGCACCTGACGATGTCGGTGGACCAGCACCAGGTCGTCTCCCTGATCGGGCCTTCCGGCTCGGGCAAGTCCACGCTGCTTCGCTGCATCAACGGCCTGGAGTCCATCGACCAGGGCGAGATCCGCGTGCACGGCGACCGCATCACCGGCCCGGGAGTGGACGTGAATGCGCTGCGGCGCGACATCGGCATCGTGTTCCAGGGCTACAACCTTTTCCCGCACATGTCGGTGCTGGAAAACGTGACCCTGGCGCCCATCCGGGTGCTCAAGCAGCCCAGAGAAGAGGCCGAGGAAAAGGCCATGGCGCTGCTCAAGCGCATCGGCCTGGCCCACAAGGCCCGGGAATATCCCGACCGCATGTCGGGCGGGCAGCAGCAGCGCGTGGCCATCGTGCGGGCGCTGGCGATGGACCCGCTGGTCCTGCTGCTTGACGAAATCACCTCCGCGCTGGACCCGGAACTGGTGTCCGAAGTGCTGAACATCGTGCGCCAGCTGGCCGACGAGGGCATGACCATGCTGCTGGCCACGCATGAAATGGGCTTTGCGCGCGAGGTCTCGTCCAAGGTGTGCTTCCTGTACGATGGCGCCGTGTACGAAGAAGGCCTGCCGGAACAGATTTTCGGCGACCCGCAGCGCGATCGCACCCGCGCGTT
This genomic window from Bordetella petrii contains:
- a CDS encoding amino acid ABC transporter ATP-binding protein, whose protein sequence is MSSLFIEINDISKSYGEQPVIKHLTMSVDQHQVVSLIGPSGSGKSTLLRCINGLESIDQGEIRVHGDRITGPGVDVNALRRDIGIVFQGYNLFPHMSVLENVTLAPIRVLKQPREEAEEKAMALLKRIGLAHKAREYPDRMSGGQQQRVAIVRALAMDPLVLLLDEITSALDPELVSEVLNIVRQLADEGMTMLLATHEMGFAREVSSKVCFLYDGAVYEEGLPEQIFGDPQRDRTRAFLRSIHEAKRI